One window of the Natrinema sp. CBA1119 genome contains the following:
- a CDS encoding aminotransferase class V-fold PLP-dependent enzyme, with translation MEPTDLREMMPALESSVYCNWGAGGPSPRRVVEAAESALEHHEYEAPAAAGMYPAAFEVYDEARAAVADLLGASLDEIALTQSTTDGINRVAGALNWNEDDVVVRTDLEHSAGILPWQRLEREDGVEVRTLETEGGRLDGGLEAVRAAAEDATLFCVSSLTWTHGTRLPVEAIVEVAHDAGALVLVDAVQSPGQVPVDVREWGADFVVAAGHKWLLAPFGAGFLFVRGGVEGDLVPAAIGYRSVEDANATDYRYAAGARRFEVGTASPAPHAGLTEAIAILEEIGLETIQRRIERLTDRLKEGVPDDRLLSPRSYESGLVTIAVDDPERTVERLADREIVVRSLPNPDAIRASIHAFNSRADVDALLEALESEF, from the coding sequence ATGGAACCGACCGATCTGCGCGAGATGATGCCGGCCCTCGAGTCGTCCGTCTACTGCAACTGGGGTGCCGGTGGGCCGAGCCCCCGCCGAGTCGTCGAGGCGGCCGAATCGGCGCTCGAGCACCACGAGTACGAGGCCCCCGCGGCGGCGGGGATGTATCCCGCAGCGTTCGAAGTCTACGACGAGGCGCGAGCGGCCGTCGCCGACCTGCTCGGAGCGTCGCTGGACGAGATCGCGCTCACGCAGAGCACGACCGACGGGATCAACCGCGTCGCGGGCGCGTTGAACTGGAACGAAGACGACGTCGTCGTTCGAACCGATCTCGAGCACTCCGCGGGGATCCTGCCGTGGCAGCGCCTCGAGCGCGAGGACGGCGTCGAGGTTCGCACGCTCGAGACAGAGGGCGGACGGCTCGACGGCGGTCTCGAGGCGGTGAGGGCAGCGGCCGAAGACGCGACGCTGTTCTGCGTGAGCTCGCTCACCTGGACCCACGGGACGCGGCTCCCGGTCGAAGCGATCGTCGAAGTCGCTCACGACGCCGGCGCGCTGGTGCTGGTCGACGCCGTTCAGTCGCCCGGGCAGGTTCCGGTCGACGTCCGCGAGTGGGGTGCCGACTTCGTCGTCGCCGCGGGTCACAAGTGGCTGCTCGCCCCCTTCGGTGCCGGCTTTCTGTTCGTCCGCGGCGGCGTCGAGGGGGATCTCGTCCCCGCAGCGATCGGCTACCGGAGCGTCGAGGATGCGAACGCGACCGACTATCGGTACGCGGCGGGCGCGCGGCGGTTCGAGGTCGGGACCGCGAGTCCGGCTCCCCACGCCGGGCTGACCGAAGCGATCGCGATCCTTGAGGAGATCGGGCTCGAGACGATCCAACGGCGAATCGAACGCCTCACCGATCGGCTCAAGGAGGGTGTTCCGGACGACCGACTACTGAGTCCGCGCTCCTACGAGTCCGGACTGGTGACGATCGCCGTCGACGACCCCGAGCGGACCGTCGAGCGACTCGCCGATCGAGAAATCGTCGTCAGGTCCCTCCCGAATCCGGACGCGATTCGCGCGTCCATCCACGCGTTCAACAGCCGAGCCGACGTGGACGCGCTGCTCGAGGCGCTCGAGTCCGAGTTCTGA